The nucleotide sequence GGGTCGTACAGCTACATGATGCAGGACGAGGACGGGCAGGTGGTCGAGACGCATTCGGTCTCGGCCGGCCTCGACTATCCTGGCGTCGGTGCCGAACATTCCATGCTCAAAGACAGCGGCCGTGCCGAATACCTGGCGGCGACGGACGACGATGCCTTGTCCGCGTTCCAGTCCGTGGCCCGGCTGGAAGGGCTGATCCCAGCGTTCGAGACGGCCCATGCGTTCGCCGCACTTTGGATGAAAGGGCTTTGGGAACCTGGCGCACGGGTGCTCGTGAACATGAGCGGTCGGGGCGACAAGGACATGGAACGGGCCGCCAAGCTTTTCGGCCTTGGATAGGGTCGGCCCCCCGACCGGGAGCGGATGGCGGGTATCCCCTCCAGCCATGGCGGAAGGTCTGAACGTCGCTGTTCTTGGTGCGACCGGTGCGGTCGGAATGGAGTTCCTCGACCTGTTCGTCAAACGGTCGTTCCCGATCAAGTCCTTGCGGCTTCTGGCGAGCGAGCGGTCGGCCGGTACGGTCGTGCCCTTCAAGGGACAGCCTTTGACGGTCGAAGCCGTCGGCCCGGACAGCTTTCGCGACGTCGACGTGGCGTTCTTCTCAGCCGGCGCGTCCCGGTCGAAGGAATGGGCCCCCGCCGCCGTTCAGGCCGGTGCGACCGTCATCGACAATTCGAGCGCGTTCCGGATGGATCCGGCCGTCCCGCTCGTCGTGCCCGAGATCAATTTCGACGCGATCGGCCCCGACGACAAGCTGATCGCCAACCCGAACTGCAGCGCGATCATCCTCTTAATGGCGGTCGCGCCGTTGCGCGCCTTGGGACGGATCGAACGGCTCATCGTGAGCACGTACCAAAGTGCGAGCGGTGGGGGAGCGGCGATGATGCAAGACTTGCTCGACCAGACGCGCGACTACCTCGAGGGTCGGCCCGTCGAGCCCAAAGTGACGCCCCACCCGTACGCGTTCAACCTCTTCAGCCACAACACGGCCGTCAATCCGGACGGGGCGAACGACGAAGAGGCGAAGGTCGTCGCGGAGTCGCGGAAGATCCTCTCCATGCCCGGTCTCAAGGTCAACGTCACGTGCATCCGGGTCC is from Armatimonadota bacterium and encodes:
- a CDS encoding aspartate-semialdehyde dehydrogenase, with amino-acid sequence MAEGLNVAVLGATGAVGMEFLDLFVKRSFPIKSLRLLASERSAGTVVPFKGQPLTVEAVGPDSFRDVDVAFFSAGASRSKEWAPAAVQAGATVIDNSSAFRMDPAVPLVVPEINFDAIGPDDKLIANPNCSAIILLMAVAPLRALGRIERLIVSTYQSASGGGAAMMQDLLDQTRDYLEGRPVEPKVTPHPYAFNLFSHNTAVNPDGANDEEAKVVAESRKILSMPGLKVNVTCIRVPVLRAHSESVTVEFAGTAPSEDAVRIVLDAADGVRVVDDRTGNTFPMPVDSSGQDDVLVGRIRQDPSHPNGLCLFVSGDQLLKGAALNAVQIAERLFVKSRTPAAV